From Salipiger profundus, a single genomic window includes:
- a CDS encoding ArdC family protein: MTREHRAAGKSGPRTNLYDDITDKIIAELEDGRLPWVQPWGTAAVQAPLAMPRNASTGRQYSGINVLILWGAVIQQGYPTQHWLTFRQALSLGGNVRKGERGTTVVYADRFTPDDEKRRARETGEDANSIPFLKRFTVFNAAQCEGLPDDIAVEAPPPPPGLIEPRVEALIAASGIDFRIGGNRAFYVPALDYVQVPPPQAYFEPINWHRTALHEMGHATGHSSRLARDFSGSFGTKKYAFEELIAEISSAFCCASLGIVPTVRHADYIGSWLEVMREDSRAIVRAASQASKAADWLLAHLPDDSTDVERQTPTEGRAAA; encoded by the coding sequence ATGACCAGAGAGCATCGCGCAGCCGGCAAGAGCGGTCCGCGCACGAACCTTTATGACGACATTACCGACAAGATCATCGCCGAGCTGGAGGACGGCCGGCTGCCCTGGGTCCAGCCCTGGGGGACAGCGGCGGTGCAGGCGCCGCTCGCCATGCCGCGCAACGCCAGCACGGGTCGGCAGTATTCCGGGATCAATGTCCTGATCCTCTGGGGCGCCGTGATCCAGCAGGGCTATCCAACCCAGCACTGGCTGACTTTCCGCCAGGCGTTGTCGCTCGGCGGCAATGTCCGCAAGGGCGAGCGGGGCACGACCGTCGTCTATGCCGACCGCTTCACGCCTGACGACGAGAAGCGCCGTGCTCGGGAGACCGGGGAGGACGCAAACAGCATCCCGTTCCTGAAGCGCTTCACCGTGTTCAACGCGGCGCAATGCGAGGGTCTGCCCGACGACATTGCCGTCGAGGCGCCGCCACCGCCGCCCGGGCTGATCGAGCCGCGGGTCGAGGCATTGATCGCGGCGTCCGGTATCGACTTCCGGATCGGTGGCAACCGCGCCTTCTATGTTCCCGCGCTCGATTACGTGCAGGTGCCGCCTCCGCAGGCCTATTTCGAGCCGATCAACTGGCACCGGACCGCCCTGCACGAGATGGGACATGCCACGGGGCACAGCTCGCGTCTGGCTCGGGATTTCTCAGGTAGTTTCGGCACGAAAAAATACGCCTTTGAGGAGCTGATCGCCGAGATTTCGAGCGCGTTCTGTTGCGCCTCGCTCGGGATCGTCCCGACTGTGCGCCACGCCGATTACATCGGCTCCTGGCTGGAGGTGATGCGCGAGGATTCCCGCGCGATCGTCCGCGCCGCCTCGCAGGCCAGCAAGGCGGCCGACTGGCTGCTGGCCCATCTGCCCGACGACAGCACCGATGTTGAGCGGCAGACCCCGACGGAAGGGAGGGCCGCGGCATGA
- a CDS encoding cysteine desulfurase family protein produces the protein MKRAYLDWNATAPLRPEAREAMIAAMDVVGNPSSVHAEGRAAKGLMERARAQVASALGADGADVIFVSGATEAAALACAGRGLRAGPVEHDAVAAWVDPVLGVDAAGQVSVEVPGETALQAANSETGVIQDLPQGLAVVDATQAFGKIPFAFSWAGCTAALVSAHKLGGPKGIGALVVKRGTDLQAQLKGGGQEMGRRAGTENIIGIAGFGAAAEAAQRDLEQGVWDEVEKLRNVLENIVADGARETIFVGNAARRLPNTSCFAMTGWKGETQVMQMDLAGFAVSAGSACSSGKLRPSGVLQAMGHDEETARSAIRVSLGPTVTRDDVERFAAAWLKRCEKHRGRSA, from the coding sequence TTGAAACGCGCCTATCTTGACTGGAACGCCACGGCGCCGCTGCGCCCGGAGGCGCGCGAGGCGATGATCGCGGCGATGGACGTGGTGGGTAACCCGTCCTCGGTCCACGCCGAGGGGCGCGCGGCCAAGGGGCTGATGGAACGGGCGCGGGCGCAGGTCGCGAGCGCGCTCGGGGCCGACGGGGCCGACGTGATCTTCGTGTCGGGGGCCACCGAGGCCGCGGCGCTGGCCTGTGCCGGGCGCGGGCTGCGCGCGGGGCCGGTGGAGCATGACGCGGTGGCCGCCTGGGTGGATCCGGTGCTGGGCGTCGATGCGGCGGGGCAGGTTTCGGTAGAGGTGCCGGGCGAGACCGCGCTGCAGGCGGCGAACTCGGAGACCGGGGTGATCCAGGATCTGCCGCAGGGGCTGGCGGTGGTCGATGCGACGCAGGCCTTCGGCAAGATCCCCTTTGCCTTCAGCTGGGCGGGCTGCACCGCGGCGCTTGTCTCGGCGCACAAGCTGGGCGGGCCCAAGGGAATCGGGGCGCTGGTGGTGAAGCGCGGCACCGACCTGCAGGCGCAGCTGAAGGGGGGCGGGCAGGAAATGGGGCGCCGTGCAGGCACCGAGAACATCATCGGCATCGCGGGCTTCGGCGCTGCCGCGGAGGCGGCGCAGCGCGATCTCGAGCAGGGTGTCTGGGACGAGGTCGAAAAACTTAGAAACGTTCTAGAGAATATCGTTGCAGATGGCGCCAGAGAGACTATTTTTGTCGGAAATGCGGCACGTCGTCTGCCGAACACCTCCTGCTTCGCGATGACGGGGTGGAAGGGCGAGACGCAGGTGATGCAGATGGATCTTGCCGGCTTCGCGGTCAGCGCCGGGTCGGCCTGCTCCAGCGGAAAACTGCGGCCGAGCGGGGTTCTGCAGGCCATGGGGCACGACGAGGAGACGGCGCGCAGCGCGATCCGCGTGAGCCTCGGCCCGACGGTGACGCGCGATGACGTGGAGCGGTTCGCCGCCGCCTGGTTGAAGCGCTGCGAGAAGCACCGCGGCCGGAGTGCGTGA
- the sufD gene encoding Fe-S cluster assembly protein SufD encodes MALPQPKYDATEARLAALDLPEGGWSAASRKAAVARVRAMGLPGARDEYWKYTRPQTLVSAEAPKAAVFDSGETPVFDEVDRLKVVFVDGVFDAEASDDLSLEGVEIARLADSADIHWAQDLYGKLEEAGQTPVERPLAALNTAFATDGLLLRVTGKVSKPINLIYLHRSETSDVMLHHVVKVEEGGDVTILENGPAAARFNKVMEVEVADRAGFHHVRAQGRDHERRAATHIFARLGEESTFKTFTLTVNGVMTRNECVVELTGDNAVAHVAGACMGDGDFHHDDTVFITHDAVNCESRQVFKKVLRNGATGVFQGKILVKPDAQQTDGYQISQSLLLDDDSQFLAKPELEIYADDVACSHGSTSGAIDEDGLFYLRARGLPRGIAEDLLTIAFIAEAVQEVEDEALQELIVARVEAWLLRRRG; translated from the coding sequence ATGGCACTTCCCCAACCGAAATACGACGCGACCGAGGCGCGGCTCGCGGCGCTCGACCTGCCCGAAGGCGGCTGGTCGGCGGCGTCGCGCAAGGCGGCCGTGGCGCGGGTGCGCGCCATGGGCCTGCCCGGTGCGCGCGATGAGTACTGGAAATACACGAGGCCCCAGACGCTGGTTTCGGCCGAGGCGCCCAAGGCCGCGGTCTTCGACTCCGGCGAGACGCCGGTGTTCGACGAGGTCGACCGGCTCAAGGTGGTCTTCGTCGACGGTGTCTTCGACGCCGAGGCCTCGGACGACCTGTCGCTCGAGGGGGTCGAGATCGCGCGTCTTGCCGACAGCGCCGACATCCACTGGGCGCAGGATCTCTACGGCAAGCTGGAAGAGGCGGGCCAGACCCCGGTCGAGCGTCCGCTCGCCGCGCTCAACACCGCCTTTGCCACCGACGGCCTGCTGCTGCGGGTGACCGGCAAGGTCTCGAAGCCGATCAACCTGATCTACCTGCACCGCTCCGAGACCTCGGACGTGATGCTGCACCACGTGGTGAAGGTCGAAGAGGGCGGTGACGTCACCATCCTCGAGAACGGCCCCGCCGCCGCGCGGTTCAACAAGGTGATGGAGGTCGAGGTCGCCGACCGTGCGGGCTTCCACCACGTCCGCGCGCAGGGCCGCGATCACGAGCGCCGCGCCGCGACGCATATCTTCGCGCGCCTTGGCGAAGAAAGCACCTTCAAGACCTTCACGCTCACCGTGAACGGCGTGATGACCCGCAACGAATGCGTGGTCGAGCTGACCGGCGACAACGCCGTGGCCCACGTTGCCGGCGCCTGCATGGGCGATGGCGACTTCCACCACGACGACACGGTGTTCATCACCCATGACGCGGTGAACTGCGAAAGCCGCCAGGTGTTCAAGAAGGTGCTGCGCAACGGCGCGACCGGCGTGTTCCAGGGCAAGATCCTGGTGAAGCCCGACGCCCAGCAGACCGACGGCTACCAGATCTCGCAGTCGCTGCTGCTCGACGACGACAGCCAGTTCCTCGCCAAGCCGGAGCTCGAGATCTACGCCGACGACGTGGCCTGCTCGCACGGTTCCACCTCGGGTGCGATCGACGAGGACGGGCTGTTCTACCTGCGCGCCCGCGGCCTGCCGCGCGGCATCGCCGAGGACCTGCTGACCATCGCCTTCATCGCGGAAGCGGTGCAGGAGGTCGAGGACGAGGCCCTGCAGGAGCTCATCGTCGCCCGCGTCGAGGCCTGGCTGCTGCGGCGTCGCGGCTGA
- a CDS encoding Rrf2 family transcriptional regulator, producing the protein MKLSTKGRYAMVALTDIALQPEGDLVTLGDISKRQDVSLPYLEQLFVKLRRAGLVESVRGPGGGYRLAKPASEIRVVDILAAVDETVDAMHKGAGASGGTSGSRAQSLTNRLWQSLSAHVYVFLHQTRLSDVVDNTLAPCPAVPNLFAVVDVVDEA; encoded by the coding sequence ATGAAGCTCAGCACGAAGGGGCGCTACGCGATGGTGGCGCTGACGGACATCGCGTTGCAGCCCGAGGGCGACCTCGTGACGCTGGGCGACATCTCGAAGCGGCAGGACGTGAGCCTGCCCTATCTCGAGCAGCTGTTCGTCAAGCTGCGCCGCGCCGGGCTCGTCGAGTCGGTGCGCGGCCCGGGCGGCGGCTACCGGCTTGCGAAGCCCGCCTCGGAGATTCGCGTGGTCGACATCCTTGCCGCCGTCGACGAAACGGTGGACGCGATGCACAAGGGGGCGGGCGCGAGCGGCGGCACCTCGGGCAGCCGCGCGCAATCGCTCACCAACCGGCTGTGGCAGAGCCTGTCCGCGCATGTCTACGTCTTCCTGCACCAGACCCGGCTGTCGGACGTGGTCGACAACACGCTGGCGCCCTGTCCGGCGGTGCCGAACCTGTTCGCCGTGGTCGATGTCGTCGACGAGGCATGA
- a CDS encoding DUF2958 domain-containing protein — protein sequence MILLTDTQRDRLLANGRDRDQDHIPVVKFFNPFGAGVWLATELDEDGDIMFGLADIGYPELGSWSLNELRSIRLPFGMGIERDLLFTGDFPISVWAEAAREASSIRDAERLLYRSGRLPGGTRVDTESPRS from the coding sequence ATGATCCTCCTGACCGACACACAGCGTGACCGTTTGCTGGCGAATGGCCGCGATCGCGATCAGGATCACATTCCGGTCGTGAAGTTCTTCAATCCCTTCGGCGCCGGTGTCTGGCTCGCGACCGAGCTCGACGAGGACGGCGACATCATGTTTGGCCTGGCCGATATTGGCTACCCCGAACTTGGCTCATGGAGCCTCAACGAACTGCGCTCCATTCGGCTGCCCTTCGGCATGGGTATCGAGCGGGATCTGCTGTTCACGGGGGATTTCCCGATCTCGGTCTGGGCCGAGGCCGCCCGCGAGGCCAGCAGCATTCGCGATGCTGAGCGGCTGCTTTATCGCTCGGGCCGTCTGCCAGGCGGGACACGTGTCGACACGGAGTCCCCGCGTTCCTGA
- a CDS encoding cysteine desulfurase, whose amino-acid sequence MYDVSEIRRDFPILSREVNGKPLVYLDNGASAQKPQCVIDAVTRGYAEEYANVHRGLHYLSNLATEKYEGVRGTVARFLGASDEEEIVFTSGTTEGINLVAYGWAMPRFEPGDEIVLSVMEHHANIVPWHFLRERQGVVIKWVDVDATGALDPQKVIDAIGPRTKLVAITHLSNVLGTAVDVKTICAAARARDVAVLVDGSQGAVHMPVDVEDIGCDFYAITGHKLYGPSGSGAIYIRRERMDEMRPFLGGGDMIREVHKDSVTYADPPMKFEAGTPGIVQQIGLGVALEYLMDLGMENVAAHEAGLASYAKARLNGLNWLQVQGHAPGKAAIFSFTLEGAAHAHDISTILDKKGVAVRAGHHCAGPLMDHLGVSATCRASFGLYNTEDEVDALVDALELAHELFA is encoded by the coding sequence ATGTATGACGTTTCCGAAATCCGCCGCGACTTTCCCATCCTCTCGCGCGAGGTGAACGGCAAGCCGCTGGTCTATCTCGACAACGGCGCCTCGGCGCAGAAGCCGCAATGCGTGATCGACGCGGTGACGCGCGGTTACGCCGAGGAATACGCCAACGTCCACCGTGGCCTGCACTACCTGTCGAACCTCGCCACCGAGAAATACGAGGGCGTGCGCGGCACCGTCGCACGGTTCCTCGGCGCGAGCGACGAGGAAGAGATCGTCTTCACCAGCGGCACCACCGAGGGCATCAACCTTGTCGCCTACGGCTGGGCGATGCCGCGCTTCGAGCCCGGCGACGAGATCGTGCTGTCGGTGATGGAGCATCACGCCAACATCGTGCCGTGGCATTTCCTGCGCGAACGGCAGGGCGTGGTCATCAAGTGGGTCGACGTCGACGCAACCGGCGCGCTCGATCCGCAGAAGGTCATCGACGCGATCGGCCCCCGGACCAAGCTCGTCGCCATCACGCATCTGTCGAACGTGCTGGGCACGGCGGTGGACGTGAAGACGATCTGCGCCGCCGCCCGGGCCCGCGACGTGGCCGTTCTGGTCGACGGCAGCCAGGGCGCAGTGCACATGCCGGTCGACGTCGAGGACATCGGCTGCGATTTCTACGCCATCACCGGCCACAAGCTCTACGGCCCCTCGGGGTCGGGCGCGATCTACATCCGCCGAGAGCGGATGGACGAGATGCGGCCCTTCCTCGGGGGTGGCGACATGATCCGCGAGGTCCACAAGGACAGCGTCACCTACGCCGACCCGCCGATGAAGTTCGAGGCCGGCACCCCCGGCATCGTCCAGCAGATCGGTCTCGGAGTCGCGCTCGAGTACCTGATGGACCTCGGGATGGAGAACGTGGCCGCGCATGAGGCGGGGCTCGCCTCCTACGCCAAGGCGCGGCTGAACGGGCTGAACTGGTTGCAGGTGCAGGGCCACGCGCCCGGCAAGGCGGCGATCTTCTCCTTCACGCTCGAAGGCGCGGCCCATGCGCATGACATCTCGACCATCCTCGACAAGAAGGGCGTGGCGGTGCGCGCAGGCCACCACTGCGCCGGTCCGCTGATGGATCACCTGGGCGTTTCGGCGACCTGCCGCGCCTCCTTCGGTCTCTACAACACCGAGGACGAGGTCGACGCGCTGGTCGACGCGCTGGAACTGGCACACGAGCTTTTTGCCTGA
- a CDS encoding YIP1 family protein encodes MSPAGFLRLAWQTVVAPRQVAQLLLSLRLGHEAILTALALVVTLNALAIGAMQAAMPGSASLPFVMSPMVTVALVAAMLTASIFLMTWAGRLFGGHARTEDIALLLTWLQALRLLGQVIVAFATVVSGALASLVVIAALLIGIWILINFLDVAHGFGNPFKALMVLILGSVALVLGLSFLFTLVGIGPNAMAI; translated from the coding sequence ATGAGCCCCGCGGGTTTCCTGCGCCTGGCCTGGCAGACCGTCGTGGCCCCGAGGCAGGTGGCGCAGCTGCTGCTGTCGCTACGCCTGGGCCACGAGGCGATCCTGACCGCACTCGCGCTTGTCGTGACGTTGAACGCCCTGGCGATCGGCGCGATGCAGGCGGCGATGCCCGGCAGCGCGTCGCTGCCCTTCGTGATGAGCCCGATGGTCACCGTCGCGCTGGTGGCGGCAATGCTGACTGCCTCGATCTTCCTGATGACATGGGCAGGGCGGCTCTTCGGCGGCCATGCCCGCACCGAGGACATCGCGCTGCTGCTGACCTGGCTGCAGGCGCTGAGGCTCCTGGGGCAGGTGATCGTGGCCTTCGCCACGGTCGTCTCGGGGGCGCTGGCGTCGCTCGTGGTGATCGCGGCGCTGCTGATCGGGATCTGGATCCTGATCAACTTTCTCGATGTCGCGCATGGCTTCGGTAACCCTTTCAAGGCACTGATGGTGCTGATCCTCGGCTCCGTGGCCCTTGTCCTTGGGCTGAGCTTCCTCTTTACCCTTGTGGGCATTGGCCCCAACGCGATGGCGATCTGA
- a CDS encoding YIP1 family protein, whose translation MSLSREILATYRGPGAVVARLLSQGQREDRALMLVMAACALFFIAQMPALARDAYIGGVDLNPMLGGALLAWLVIAPLMFYLIAFVTFLVAKVFRSRITAYGARFALFWALLAASPLVLLNGLVAGFLGAGLQLTLVGLLWFAVFLWFWIAGFDAARRQVAEVPA comes from the coding sequence ATGTCGCTCTCGCGCGAGATCCTGGCCACCTACCGGGGGCCGGGCGCCGTTGTTGCGCGCCTGCTGTCGCAGGGGCAGCGCGAGGACCGGGCGCTGATGCTCGTCATGGCAGCCTGCGCGTTGTTCTTCATCGCGCAGATGCCGGCGCTCGCGCGGGATGCCTACATCGGTGGCGTCGATCTGAACCCGATGCTCGGCGGCGCGCTGCTGGCATGGCTGGTGATCGCGCCGCTGATGTTCTACCTCATCGCCTTCGTCACCTTCCTGGTGGCGAAGGTCTTCCGTTCCCGGATCACCGCCTACGGCGCGCGATTCGCGCTGTTCTGGGCGCTGCTTGCCGCGTCTCCGCTGGTGCTGCTGAACGGGCTCGTCGCGGGCTTCCTCGGGGCGGGTCTTCAGCTGACGCTGGTCGGGTTGCTGTGGTTCGCGGTGTTCCTGTGGTTCTGGATCGCCGGGTTCGACGCCGCGCGCAGGCAGGTGGCGGAGGTGCCGGCATGA
- a CDS encoding heavy metal-binding domain-containing protein — protein sequence MIVTTTNTIEGHRITAYKGVVVGEAIMGANVVRDLFAQVTDIVGGRSGAYERKLQDAREVAFRELEQRAQNLGGNAVVGVDIDYEVVGQSMLMVSASGTAVVIE from the coding sequence ATGATCGTGACGACGACCAACACCATCGAAGGGCACAGGATCACCGCCTACAAGGGCGTGGTCGTGGGCGAGGCCATCATGGGCGCCAACGTGGTGCGCGATCTCTTCGCGCAGGTCACCGATATCGTCGGCGGTCGCTCGGGGGCCTACGAGCGCAAGCTGCAGGATGCGCGCGAGGTGGCCTTTCGCGAGCTTGAACAGCGCGCGCAGAACCTCGGCGGCAACGCCGTCGTGGGCGTCGACATCGACTACGAAGTCGTCGGGCAGTCGATGCTCATGGTTTCCGCCTCCGGCACGGCGGTGGTCATCGAGTGA
- the sufC gene encoding Fe-S cluster assembly ATPase SufC has product MLEIKNLKVKLEEEDKQILKGVDLTVEAGKVHAIMGPNGSGKSTLSYVLSGKDGYEVTDGSAELLGEDLLDMDPEERAAAGLFLAFQYPIEIPGVGNMTFLRTAVNSQRKARGEEEMSSTDFLKEIRAKAKELKIDAEMLKRPVNVGFSGGEKKRNEILQMAMLEPKLCILDETDSGLDVDAMKLVADGVNALRTEGRGFLVITHYQRLLDHIKPDVVHIMHDGRIIKTGGPELALEVENEGYSHLIEEEA; this is encoded by the coding sequence ATGCTTGAGATCAAGAACCTGAAAGTGAAGCTCGAGGAAGAGGACAAGCAGATCCTCAAGGGTGTGGACCTGACCGTCGAGGCGGGCAAGGTGCATGCGATCATGGGGCCGAACGGCTCGGGCAAGTCGACCCTGTCCTACGTGCTTTCGGGCAAGGACGGCTACGAGGTCACTGACGGTTCCGCCGAGCTGCTGGGCGAGGACCTGCTCGACATGGATCCCGAAGAGCGCGCTGCAGCCGGCCTCTTTCTGGCGTTCCAGTACCCGATCGAGATCCCGGGCGTCGGCAACATGACCTTCCTCCGCACCGCGGTGAACAGCCAGCGCAAGGCGCGCGGCGAGGAAGAGATGTCCTCGACCGACTTCCTCAAGGAGATCCGCGCCAAGGCGAAGGAGCTCAAGATCGACGCCGAGATGCTCAAGCGCCCGGTGAACGTCGGCTTCTCCGGCGGTGAGAAGAAGCGCAACGAGATCCTGCAGATGGCGATGCTCGAGCCCAAGCTCTGCATCCTCGACGAGACCGACTCGGGTCTCGACGTGGACGCGATGAAGCTGGTCGCGGACGGGGTGAACGCGCTGCGCACCGAGGGCCGCGGCTTCCTCGTCATCACGCACTACCAGCGGCTTCTCGACCACATCAAGCCGGACGTGGTGCACATCATGCACGATGGCCGCATCATCAAGACCGGTGGCCCCGAGCTGGCGCTCGAAGTCGAGAACGAAGGCTACTCCCACCTGATCGAGGAGGAAGCGTAA
- a CDS encoding methyltransferase yields MGPLTEADEISKIAFGFMGSQALFTALDQQVFTHLADGALSAEEMAERTDLHRDRAETLLTALAGMGLVTVDDGRFSNSPAAEAFLVKGAKYDFGDYIRLQVGKQMYGLMGQLGGAVSGTLSEEETGSYEQWFSDPEEARLYSESQHAGSHGPARQMTRRVDLSGAKTLLDVGGGTGAYAITFCNAFPDLTATIVDFPNVAALGRSYVDEAKLSDRISYVEGNALETEWPGGQDVILMSYLFSGVPGETHEGLMKHGFDCLAPGGTLLIHDFMVHADRSGPALAALWQLQHTAFTPEARSVDAEGLATELADAGFTDVTVDPMIPEMTMLAVAKRPA; encoded by the coding sequence ATGGGTCCGCTCACGGAAGCCGACGAAATCTCGAAAATCGCCTTCGGGTTCATGGGGTCGCAGGCGCTGTTCACGGCGCTCGATCAGCAGGTCTTCACGCATCTTGCCGACGGTGCGCTCAGCGCCGAGGAGATGGCGGAACGGACCGACCTCCACCGCGACCGTGCGGAAACGCTGCTCACCGCGCTGGCGGGCATGGGGCTCGTCACCGTCGACGACGGCCGCTTCTCGAACTCTCCCGCAGCCGAGGCCTTCCTGGTGAAGGGCGCGAAATACGATTTCGGCGACTACATCCGGCTGCAGGTGGGCAAGCAGATGTACGGCCTCATGGGCCAGCTCGGCGGCGCGGTGTCGGGCACGCTGAGCGAGGAAGAGACCGGCTCCTACGAGCAGTGGTTCTCGGACCCGGAAGAGGCGCGGCTCTACTCGGAAAGCCAGCATGCCGGCTCGCACGGTCCCGCAAGGCAGATGACCCGGCGGGTGGACCTGTCAGGCGCCAAGACGCTGCTTGACGTGGGCGGCGGCACCGGCGCCTATGCGATCACCTTCTGCAACGCCTTTCCGGACCTGACGGCGACCATCGTCGATTTCCCCAACGTCGCGGCACTGGGGCGCAGCTACGTCGATGAGGCGAAGCTCTCGGACCGGATTTCCTACGTCGAGGGCAACGCGCTCGAGACCGAATGGCCGGGCGGGCAGGACGTGATCCTGATGTCCTACCTGTTCTCGGGCGTGCCGGGCGAGACCCACGAAGGGCTGATGAAACATGGCTTCGACTGCCTCGCGCCGGGGGGCACGCTGCTGATCCACGATTTCATGGTTCACGCCGACCGGAGCGGCCCGGCGCTGGCTGCGCTCTGGCAGCTCCAGCACACTGCTTTCACCCCCGAGGCCCGATCCGTCGACGCCGAGGGACTGGCCACGGAACTCGCCGACGCCGGTTTCACCGACGTGACCGTGGATCCGATGATCCCCGAGATGACCATGCTCGCGGTGGCCAAGCGCCCAGCCTGA
- the sufB gene encoding Fe-S cluster assembly protein SufB, translated as MAAFDNVTVKEGVEKETVDAVEAVSTYKYGWETDIEMEYAPKGIGPDIVRLISEKNEEPEWMTEWRLKAYERWTNMVEPDWAMVEYPEINFQEQYYYARPKSMETKPKSLDEVDPKLLATYEKLGIPLKEQMVLAGVEGAEDAAPAEAREGERKVAVDAVFDSVSVGTTFQKELEKAGVIFCSISEAIRNHPELVKKYLGSVVPISDNFYATLNSAVFSDGSFVYVPPGVRCPMELSTYFRINAENTGQFERTLIIADKGSYVSYLEGCTAPKRDTAQLHAAVVEIIVEEDAEVKYSTVQNWFPGDEEGKGGIYNFVTKRADCRGDRAKVMWTQVETGSAVTWKYPSCILRGNESQGEFYSIAIANNHQQADTGTKMIHLGKDTRSRIVSKGISAGVAQNTYRGLVSMHPKAKNSRNYTQCDSLLIGDKCGAHTVPYIEVKNNSSRVEHEATTSKVDDDQLFYCRQRGMDEEEAVALVVNGFCKEVLQALPMEFAMEAQALVAISLEGSVG; from the coding sequence ATGGCAGCCTTCGACAACGTGACCGTCAAGGAAGGGGTCGAGAAAGAGACCGTGGATGCGGTCGAGGCCGTCTCGACCTACAAGTACGGCTGGGAAACCGATATCGAGATGGAATATGCCCCCAAGGGCATCGGCCCCGATATCGTCCGGCTCATCTCGGAGAAGAACGAAGAGCCGGAGTGGATGACCGAGTGGCGGCTCAAGGCCTACGAGCGCTGGACCAACATGGTCGAGCCGGACTGGGCGATGGTCGAGTACCCGGAGATCAACTTCCAGGAGCAGTACTACTACGCACGTCCCAAGAGCATGGAGACCAAGCCCAAGTCGCTGGACGAGGTCGACCCCAAGCTGCTCGCCACCTACGAGAAGCTCGGCATCCCGCTCAAGGAGCAGATGGTGCTGGCCGGCGTCGAGGGCGCCGAGGATGCCGCGCCCGCCGAGGCGCGCGAGGGCGAGCGCAAGGTTGCCGTGGACGCGGTCTTCGACTCCGTCTCCGTGGGCACGACCTTCCAGAAGGAACTGGAAAAGGCCGGCGTGATCTTCTGTTCGATCTCCGAGGCGATCCGCAACCACCCCGAGCTGGTGAAGAAATACCTCGGGTCGGTGGTGCCGATCTCGGACAACTTCTACGCCACGCTCAACAGCGCCGTGTTCTCGGACGGCTCGTTCGTCTACGTGCCGCCGGGCGTGCGCTGCCCGATGGAGCTGTCGACCTACTTCCGCATCAACGCCGAGAACACCGGCCAGTTCGAGCGGACGCTGATCATCGCCGACAAGGGCTCCTACGTGAGCTACCTCGAGGGCTGCACCGCGCCCAAGCGCGACACCGCGCAGCTGCACGCGGCCGTGGTCGAGATCATCGTCGAGGAAGACGCCGAGGTGAAATACTCCACGGTGCAGAACTGGTTCCCCGGCGACGAAGAGGGCAAGGGCGGCATCTACAACTTCGTCACCAAGCGCGCGGACTGCCGCGGCGACCGGGCGAAGGTGATGTGGACGCAGGTCGAGACCGGCTCGGCAGTGACGTGGAAATACCCGTCCTGCATCCTGCGCGGCAACGAGAGCCAGGGCGAGTTCTACTCGATCGCCATCGCCAACAACCACCAGCAGGCGGACACCGGCACCAAGATGATCCACCTCGGCAAGGACACCCGTTCGCGGATCGTGTCCAAGGGCATCTCGGCGGGGGTGGCGCAGAACACCTATCGCGGGCTCGTGTCGATGCACCCGAAGGCGAAGAACTCGCGCAACTACACCCAGTGCGACAGCTTGCTGATCGGCGACAAGTGCGGGGCGCACACGGTCCCGTATATCGAGGTGAAGAACAACTCGAGCCGCGTCGAGCACGAGGCGACGACCTCGAAGGTGGACGACGACCAGCTGTTCTACTGCCGTCAGCGCGGCATGGACGAGGAAGAGGCGGTTGCCCTCGTGGTCAACGGCTTCTGCAAGGAAGTGCTGCAGGCGCTGCCGATGGAGTTCGCCATGGAAGCGCAGGCGCTGGTCGCCATCTCGCTCGAAGGGTCCGTCGGCTGA